The following is a genomic window from Phycisphaeraceae bacterium.
AGGACGTGCGGGCGGAATTTTTCGCACTCGACACCTGCTGCAAAGCCGCTGTGTGCGGTCTTGACTTCGTAGTTGGCTTGTTCGGTGAGCACCTTGTTGAGCACGTCCACGATCTCGCTCTCGTCATCGACGATGAGCACGCGGGTTTTGCCGCTCTGGAGGCCGTCGAGCGGGATGTTGTGGGTTTTCATGAAACGGATCAGCGCATTGAGCGGGATTCGCCGGTCTTTCGAGCCGGGGATGCGGTAGCCGCGGAGCTGACCCGAATCAAACCACTTGGAAACGGTGCGAGGCGCGACGTTGCAGATTTTGGCGACCTCTCCGGTCGTCAAAATGTCTTTTTGGCGAGGCATAGCTGTTGACCTTTCTCCAGAAACCTCCGGCAGACCTCCATGTCGGGTGCCACGCGCACCTCGACAGAAATGAACATCGGCCAGTGTCGGAGTCGGGTTAATCGTCACGACGGGAAAATGTGGAGCCACGGGTGGGATCGGCCCCAAGCGTTCAGCCGGGAGTTTCGGCGTAATCGCTAAGGTCCTCGTCCTGTTATCCGCCGGAAACAGGGGGGATCAAAGCCAGCTCGT
Proteins encoded in this region:
- a CDS encoding response regulator, which produces MPRQKDILTTGEVAKICNVAPRTVSKWFDSGQLRGYRIPGSKDRRIPLNALIRFMKTHNIPLDGLQSGKTRVLIVDDESEIVDVLNKVLTEQANYEVKTAHSGFAAGVECEKFRPHVLLLDMHLGDINGEEVIKLVRENADLQLTKVIAMSGKLTDGQAHGLIQNGFDGYLKKPFHVRQVIEVIEDATALVY